In Micropterus dolomieu isolate WLL.071019.BEF.003 ecotype Adirondacks linkage group LG09, ASM2129224v1, whole genome shotgun sequence, the DNA window GGTGAGGCTGCAGCGTAAAGTTGGGACAGAGAAAAGCTAAGGCCTCCGGacaaaactttcaaaataaaactcctacagtaaatgtgtaaaaataaatcgtTCGAGGAGGAATTtgtagaaaacaaaaataaaacggccgttcagtcattttaaagcaTCGCTGATATTTTCAGCTGAAATAGTAATCTCCTGACACATGGATCTCAGTGGCACATGGTCAGGCTATTGCCTTTGCATTATGTGATGCCACCGCAGACTCTGTATAAAGAGAAACTGACACTTCTGTAGGTGATGCAACACTACTTACTGTTGCTGCACCATCAACTGATAACATTAAAAGAACTATCTGTGATTAaagccttcaaaataaaatgtttgatcCCCATCCTCCACAGTCCACCATAAATAATCACAAGGATCTTTCTATTATTTTGGTTTTGCACGTCACaatatattgtttatattgtaatttaaatattctCATATAAGTTTAtaaatgctgtgtgtgtagcatggagAGGGATAAAGCTGCGTTTCATTGTGCAATCCTGCGTTCtgtaatgataataaaactGAACCTGATGATGTCCAAACAACAAACTACTGCGTGTCTAACTTGATTCCAGGGCTGTGTGGCTTTTAGTGCGCTCTTATTTTGAAGACACTGTCACTACTTCCGGTTGAAAGTTAATCGTCTGGCGCGGcggctgctgtcactgctgtATCATTACTGAACCAAGCGAAACCACTCTGTCAGTCATCATCACTACGGGAATCATTTGAAGAACGAGGTACGTGGTAATGTGGGGCTGCACTTGACACTGACATTGCTAACGTTAACCACCGCGCGGGAACGCGAGCCGGAAGAAGACTGTGGGAATAAAGGAGCCAATAATCAGAAATAAGTGCCGCCTGGTTAAAAAGTAACGTTACCACGATGGATGAGAGCTCCGTGACAATGTTACCCCTTTTGCCCATAGATAGCAGATTTTTAATTGTAGGATTTTGAATGGAGATTGGCGTTTGGTGCTGTTGACAAAGGACAACGGACCataaagtaacgttagctaaatgaAAAGTGCGGGTTAACAGGTCTTGTTAGCCAACATGTGGtcagttacagttacatttgCATTTGGCGGGGGGGGGCATGTGGCTGATTGaggaaacattttttgaaattggtccagtatcgATTGAGAATGCTGCAGTGggcagcagtgaaacagtgCTGCGAGTATTTGCGCCCCGTCAAAGTACGTGCAGTCCTGTTGGCTGCTGCTGACTCCCCCTCCCACCGAACACACACCTTCCCACAGCAGGAGGACAGATGGGTGGTTTAACTCTTTTTACTGACTTGAGTTTGTATGAgtcactcattcattcattttcaagaCCTCAAGTCACCCAAGCCCCCCCCCGGTTCCCAGCGTGCATAgagtatgcatgcatgcatactgctctgattggttagtaCTTGCTGCCTGTGTTGTTTAAGGTCAGGGGTAGGTTTGGGtatggttagggttagccaatcagaggcagagtagggagCAGCAATTGACACAAAGCTGGTGTCCGTCTAGTGACTATTGCCGAAaatctggtggggaaaaacgaATGCAGCGTGCGCACCAGAAACTCCCGCCGGCTGAGACGGCTAACTTCCGTTTTAGCCCTGCTCTAACTTGAATgggataaaataatttaattatgcAGTTTTACAGCCTCTAATGTTCCCATAATTGTGTGCACGGCGTCGGTTCCAGAGAGCTCAGAACAGCATGCATAGCAACACAGTCTGCTAATCAGAAGTTACAGACAGCTGGATTTCATGATATCAGAAGCAAGTAGTAGTGAACTACTAACTAgggagacttttttttttaattgacaaacatcatgtgttagtcagggcacaattcaaacagggTCAAAACATTAACTGCCGtacataaaatatgtaaataaataaggtCCAATGGTGGCTCAGGGACTTAGGTGTGCACAGGCAGTGACTGGCACTCTGTTAGACACTCCTCCTGGCTCTAACTGGTTGTTTGCGTTCAGGCGCAGTAGATTCTTGCAAATGGCACTAAGAGCACCAGGGAGAGCCAGAGGAACCTGTTTTCCCGCACATTATCTGTCTAGTGTAGTACTGTCAGGAGATTGTGACCTTGTGAAGGCTAAGTAAGGCTAAGTCTCTAGAGTTTGGTTGACGGCAGATTTAAGAACTATCAGAaatttttcaaaagcatttcTCTGAATTATAAAACTTTCAAACTGATGACaagcatattattattattattattattgtgttttttttttaatgttagaaacaaacagctgttggtACTGGACTCCAGTAGTTTTTATGCAAcagtcattttacatttcagatcCTTAGTATTTAATTCTATAATCATAAACTACATCCTAATCAACActgtatgtctgtctctctttttctagcCATCTTCCTCAGCTGTGAAATGTGTGGTATCTGGGCTTTGTTTGGCAGTGATGAGTGCCTGTCAGCTCAGTGCACCAGTGCCATGAAGATCGCTCACAGGGGCCCTGATGCCTTTCGCTTTGAGAATGTTAACGGCTTCACCAATTGCTGTTTTGGCTTCCACCGGTTGGCTATCGTGGACCAGCTGTATGGCATGCAGCCCTTACGCGTCAAGAAGTTTCCCTTCTTGTGGCTCTGCTACAACGGAGAGATTTACAACCATCACACGGTAAGGATGTGCTGGACTGTGACTGTGAAACAGCTGAACAGGTGTTGTATTGTGGAACACTTCATCCTGACTGAAACAGAATCTTTGAGGCAGATGCTGATATTGTAATTTCAGAGTTTATTGATATATTTGCGGATatttcacataaacacatacagcaTGTTTGCTAAGCATCTTTTAAATTTAGACCACTGATTGTGAGTTGGGACTGAGATATACTGAGCAGGAcattttacagtatataaataaacttgccaCTCCTCTCTGAGGAACAAACTATGTAACAGAGACCCTGTTACTTATTACCTTACGTTTACACAGACACTGATGGTAAGTGCTCTGGGAGAAACGTGTTAAAATTCAGAAAAGACGATGTTGACTGTCTCTTTTAAAGCAAAAGTTTAACTCTGTCTCCCGGGACAACTGGTCAGTGCAGCTGTCCTGAAAAGGCTGAATTGTCTCCGTCTTCCAGGAGATGAGGGTCGTCCGAGTGACATACAATTCTGTTGTgaaagctagtttctttcaacTTAGGATTCTTACTAAGCTTAAGCCCTTTTTTATCCTTCACAGATTTTGAGAGGATCATACATGCATTTATCACAACACGCCTTGATTATTGTAATGCTCTGTATGTAGGTGTCAGCCAGGCCTCCCTCTCTCGACTACAGCTGGTTCAAAATGCTGCCGCTCGTCTCCTTACTGGAACTCGCAAGCGAGATCACATCTCCCCTGTTCTTGCCtctcttcactggctccctgttaaTTTAAGGATTGACTTTAAGattctattgtttgtttttaaagccctcCTTGGACTAGCTCCAGCCTATGTCACTGATCTGTTGAAGCCACATGCTCCTTCAAAGTCATTAAGGTCTGCGAACCAATCTCTTCTTGTTGTCCCTAAAACACGGCTCAAGAACAGAGGGGATCGAGCTTTCTCAGTCGCAGCCCCGAGACTGGAATGAATTGCCTCTTCATGTCAGACTGGCCCCCAGCTTTCTGGTTTTTAAATCGcgacttaaaacacatttttattccctGGCTGAAGAgctgtatgttttatattttgtatgtatatatttttgtccATTTATTAGTTTCATGTCAACGTACAGCACTTTCACAATAATTCACTACAACATAAATTAGGTTAAATTaactttggttcagactgaactATCTTAACAAATACTGGATGGACTGCCTTGAAATTGGTACCAATATTCATGTTTCCCTCAGAATGAACTGTGATAACTTGATCCTCTGACCTTCACCTAGCGCTCAAAATTCAAATTTGTCGAATACTTCAGTTTATGACCCAATACCCTCAAAACTAATGACAGTGTTCAGTGCTAActtgcaaatgttagcatgctaacatgctaaactaagatggtgaagaCGGTAAACAtcaagtgcaatttatacttctgcgtcaaattgacggcgtaggtgacggtgtaggctacggggctatgcagaggctatgccgtcgcctgacgtgcacctcctcaaaaatgtaactacacgtcgagtcgacgtggaccgtaagctctgtgattggtcggctgggtagcctcgcaatgcctccgagccgaccggatGTGCCCCGCGCTTTGaggtaacttttactagcggccaaaacggtggctgtaacacagtgaatcaatatatttgaccgtcaaaacccgagcaaaatgactcgtttcgctatcagaatgtgatccattcggtgggtaacatttgaaaaggctacactaGCCGTACGTTTaaaattttacccccattttcGTTAGCGGAGCGCTTAACCGGCAGTTAGCCTTTttttgcagaatgacggacactcGGACGCACaagtgcgtagcctacggcgtaggtacgcacgtagaccctacgcaggagtataaatgggcctttaggctgcacctgctaaacatcagcatgttaacgtTGTCCTTGTGTTAGCATCCTGACAGCCTCATAGAGCTGATAGCATGGCTATAGACTCTGAGTTATGTTAATATCATCCCCTACGTTGCTTATTTCATTCAACTGTAATTCAGTCACATTGTTTCATCAAATCATTTCAGCTTTTCACAAAATTCTGAAAAAGTGAAATGACAGAACGAATGAAAGAAGTGTAAGATCAGCACTATGGTATGGAGAGAACCAAATGTTACCCAAATAATGTCAATTTTGTTTAATCCAGCGAAACCAGGAAACCTAAAATAACCCTGTCTGCTTTTTCTCCAATTTTGATCCAGCTGAGGAAGCAGTTTGGGTTCGATTACCAGACTAAAGTGGATGGTGAGATTTTGCTGCATCTGTATGCCCACGTTGGGATCCAGAAGATGGCTGCTCTCCTGGATggtgtgtttgcttttgttctgCTGGACACTTCCAACAGAAAAGTctttctgggaagagatacGTATGGTGTCCGGCCTTTGTTCAAACTCCTCACAGACGATGGATTCCTCGCAGTCTGCTCAGAAGCCAAAGGTTATGGGATAGTTTGTTACCCCTCCTTGAATCTGGGTCTTTTATACTCTTGTAAGAGATGTTACAGCTCTGTAACTTGTTGTTATTCTGATCACAGGCCTTAAAGACATTACCCATGGCACCCCTGCCAACATCGTCCCCTTTCCCCCTGGGCACGTTGAACTCTTTGATTTGAAGCAGAACGGCAAAGTTCGGTTCATTCAAATGGACCAATTTCACTGCTGCACAAAAGAGCCTGCTCATGCCATCTACGACACCGTGGAGAGACTGCCTACAAGTATGAAACTGTTCACTGGTCTTAATTTAGTCATTTTGTATCACATTTCTTAAAGCTGATGTCTCCCCAGGTTTTGATGAGGAAACAGTAAAAATCAACATCAGGACCCTGTTTGAGAATGCCGTAAGGAAACGTCTCATGGCTCAAAGGAGAATTGGCTGCCTTCTGTCAGGTAATTTAAAATCCTGCCATGTACTGTGGCTGCTTGTTACACAACAGTGACGGCAAAGAAAGACATACACAGCTTCTATTTTATTTGAACATTAGCCttcataaacaacaacaacaccacagtATCGCCTTTGGTGGCAAAAAGGGTTCTTCTATAAAGTCAATTAATCAAATCAGCACACTCTTTTAGTGTGGTTTTCTCACATTCCAAAATATTCTACCCTAAGGTTACCCTTCGTGTGTGATCACACCAAACACAGCTTCCTGCGTGAACTAGTGAACATGCCTGATTGGTCCCAACTTGTGCCTTACATTACATGTCATCACTGCTCCTCAAGACGGTGTGACAAAGTGCCTTTTCACACTGGAAGTATATTATCAGTATTTTAAGCTATTAGCTTATATTAAGTTCTGATTAAGGACCTCCAATATTTGGATCAAGTACCTAATGAAAAATAAGGTGTTCCGTCCACATTTCATATCTTCTTCTACTCATCTCATTTTCAGATGAGtagatacattttcaaataccAGTTGTTGATATTGGGTACACTACCAATACAAACTGTTAAAACTTAAAGAATTTCAAAGAATTTGGATTTGATAAGTGGATTTGATACTGGAATTGGATATGAAGTGACTATTCGCATAGCTGGCGAACTAATGTAGCTGAGAAGCTAAGCAGCAACATGATAGCCAGCAGGTAGCATGCTAGCACTATCCAGCCACAATAGCGCACCAGCTGCTGGCTTTGTAAATGGCACGTAAATATGTTGACCAGACGCCCCCGGctttggtggcctgtccccaTCTGGAGCTGTCCCAGGAAATGtccctgaaatcagattttacctggccagaaagactggtcAGCAGGGCGTACAGATGTCATGCCGAAAACCGATTAACCGGGCGTGACATTTGTGTGATTATAGGAAATAATAGAAGTCTGTTGTTGCCGATGGATTCTGTGTTTGGTAGGCccatgtctaatatccttgtttatatttggaaactGTGGCCTATAATTAACacgacttactgctgagttgtatataaaataaagacatgatctcttttgcagtTATCATTATGACTctattatttaacttgctgtgtaccaaccaatccagtccttttaaCCTGTtcaaatacctttaaatggccaatacaacctaTAACACGCAGTattccacttgccagaaagtgattgcagcttgACCGAACGGCATATTCTGACTCAAAATGATTTGATTCCATTCAAAAGTTATATTTGACCAATTATAACTCAAATAGtcctttttacctcttaaaatacctttcaatagacaaaacaacacatgaaaTACAATATTGTACCTGACAGAAAGCTGAAATTTTGATTGCAGCTGAAAGGTAATTTCTGCTTCAAAAGGAATTGATTTCATTCAGAGGAGTTATATTTGACAtattataaaaccaaaattgtccctcttttttatttcatatataatatgattatattttttaaatgacatactgaccaccaaaccaaaaatgtccctggttttcatttcagaagtCTGGTCAAATTATGTAGCAAGCTAGTTAACTAATTGTAGCTGGTGAGCAAACTGCCAACATGCTAGTGTGGTTTGTGTCAATGATCCGCATTCAGGTGGTCTGGACTCCAGTTTGGTTGCTGCTACACTGGTGAAGCTGGCCAAGGAGGAGAAGCTGAAGTATCCCATCCAGACATTTGCAATCGGGTCAGAGGACAGTCCAGATATCATCGCTGCTCGCAAGGTCAGTTCTTCTGATAGAAGACATTCAGATAATGTTTCCCCTGGAAGCATTGTTAGTTCATTCCAGCATTTAGTTAATTAGCCAAATAATTTCTGACTGCTTTTTTGTAGAATCTAAGAAGTGTTTGTGGTCGgttctggggaaaaaaacatggaCTTTAGTCAGTTGGTTTGTGTTTATCAGGTTGCAGCTCACATTGGCAGTGAACACCACGAGGTGAACTTCACTGCAGAAGAAGGCATCCAAGCTTTAGAGAATGTCGTCTTTCACCTGGAGACCTATGACATCACCACCATACGCGCCTCTGTTGGTGAGTGTGGGGTAAAGCATGCCAGGAAAActagaaaatgacaaaaagaagtGGTATTTACAGACAAAGGTTGTGATATTAGCTTCCATACCTCAGTTAGGCCAGCTGAATAGCACTTGAATAAACTAGGATCAGAATGGATCAGAACATGCTTCCAGTTATAGAAAGTTGAGAGAGAAATgggaagaaaagagaaattatCTGATACTTATACACCTGAGTCTGTTCTGCAAATTAAATTCtgttaagaaaagaaaacacaaacggATGGAAAATAAGGAGCCTTATTTGTTGACTAGTGTTTCATGGGAAATGATTTCACTTTTACATAattgaataatttaaatttagattttaaacTTTAGAATTTATAATAAgctcattttaatttgttttagaAATGTGCTGGATATATACAATCTGCTTAGTTGTAATGCTTTCTTTTCAGGATAATTATAGGtaccttttatttttgtaagtaCCGAATAATTTGACTAATAATCATTTCCTTGAAGTTTCTTGGAAATAACTGTCATTTGATACTGACTAAACTACTAGAGGGGAAATAGAGACAGTTTTCATTACCCTTTCAGTTAATTAATTCCACTTATTTGCTGGCATAATCTAGAGAGCCTTTTTCTCGGTGAACAGCAGCTCAAATTAATTAACTGTCTACAGTCAAGCACACATGTACATGATGAAAAATATTTCCAATCATAAATTGCTAATGAATTAATATTTACATAGAGCTTTTCTGTCAAGAAATATGTTCATATTTTTCCTATGATTAGTACTATGATTAATACATCATTCTTTCCAGGAAACCTATAAAAAAAGCATTACTAAATTTCAGACCAATAAAATAAAGGTTTGGTTGCAATGAAATTCaagttaaatatatttttgaccATGCAAAGATTACTTGAAATGAATtactatttaaatattttgatatgttttattaataaaatccTTTATAAATAGCAGTTcagtattttaacatttcaatGTCCTACAAATGAAcacaaatgacaaacaaaatagaaatatatatatataataaatatgtaatagagttattgcagggctgttgtaTCATTATAGT includes these proteins:
- the asns gene encoding asparagine synthetase [glutamine-hydrolyzing], which produces MCGIWALFGSDECLSAQCTSAMKIAHRGPDAFRFENVNGFTNCCFGFHRLAIVDQLYGMQPLRVKKFPFLWLCYNGEIYNHHTLRKQFGFDYQTKVDGEILLHLYAHVGIQKMAALLDGVFAFVLLDTSNRKVFLGRDTYGVRPLFKLLTDDGFLAVCSEAKGLKDITHGTPANIVPFPPGHVELFDLKQNGKVRFIQMDQFHCCTKEPAHAIYDTVERLPTSFDEETVKINIRTLFENAVRKRLMAQRRIGCLLSGGLDSSLVAATLVKLAKEEKLKYPIQTFAIGSEDSPDIIAARKVAAHIGSEHHEVNFTAEEGIQALENVVFHLETYDITTIRASVGMYLISKYIREKSDSVVIFSGEGSDELTQGYIYFHKAPTATAAAEDSVRLMKELYLFDVLRADRTTAAHGLELRVPFLDHRFTAYYLSLPEEMRTPKHGVEKHLLRDSFKGLNLIPDEILWRRKEAFSDGVMSAKKSWYTCLQEHLESVVNDDQMEKAQKMFPHNPPHTKEAYYFRQVFEKHYPGRAEWLSHYWMPRWIDATDPSARTLSIYKPDKDQ